The sequence ATGGAGACACGATGAAGCGTAAAAAGTTTGCGCTGAATTCACGTTGCGATTGCTCGCGCGAATGCGCCCGCAGTCAGATTAAGGCCGTCGGTTGAGCTGAGCGACAAATTGCCGGATTCAATTTGCTGCAAATTTTGGGCAAAGCCGGCCGTGACCAAACATTGGGCCAGCCGGCGGGCATCATAATTCGGCGCGTGGCAGGTGAGCAGCAGGAATCGCAGCTGCGGCCCCGTCAATTCGCGGCACATTTCCAATAATTCGGGCAAATCATCCTCGAGTATCCAGGTTTCGCCACTAGCGCCATGACCGTAGCTGGGCGGGTCGAGAATCACGGCGTCGTACCGATTGCCGCGCTTAAGTTCGCGCCGGGAAAACTTCAATGCGTCGTCCACAATCCAGCGAATGGGCGCTGCCGATAACCCGGAAAGCTCCGCGTTGCGGCGCGCCCAAGCGACCATGTTCCGCGCTGCGTCGACATGCGTAACTTTCGCGCCAACTGCGGCGGCCGCCAACGTGCTTCCGCCGGTGTACGCAAATAAATTCAGAATTTGCAGCGGAGTTGCGTGCGGCTGCGCAGCAATCCAATCCCAGTTTGCGGCCTGTTCCGGAAAAATGCCAACGTGACCGAACGGAGTAAGTTTCAATTCGAAATGGATTTTTTGATGGCAAACAGTCCACGTGACTGGAAGCTCGCCGAAAGTTGTCCAACGGCCACGCTGGGCAGTGGATTGTTTGCCGCCGGAGGATCGGGCCGGCAACATCTCGAAGCGGGCCGCGGCTTCGCTCCATAGTTCCGGCCGGCTCGGTTGAACGCCGCTGGCCGCTGGGGCCGGACGATCGAGCACAATCGGCCCAAAACGCTCAAGTTTTCGGCCGCCACCGAAATCGAGAAGCTCGTACTCGCGGGGCACGAACATGTGCTAGCGCTCGTGCGCTGGAGCAGCCACAACGGTTGGAATCGGCGTAGCCAACCAGCCGCCCAGCGCAGCACAAGGAACAATCAAAACCGTTGCCAACGCTGTGAGCCATACTGGTCCGGAATCGCCCAAGACAGCCGCCCAAACCAAATTGATCGGCACTGCTAGTGCGCCGGCCCAGATGGCATGACGAATGGGAGAACGCCCGGCGATGACGGCGGCCGAATATCCGCCCATCACGCTCATCAATGTTCCGCCTGCCGCGCAGAAAATGGCCAGCGCCAAAGAATTGGGTAATTTCGCCACAATGTCTTCCGGACTGTTGCCGGCCGCCAGCATTCCCAAGATTGCGGCGACGCCAATGACCGTGGTTACGGCTAACGATCCGCCGACAATGGCGGCAACGCCCCAGCCTACGGCCCGAAAACTTGGACGCCGGCTGAGCGCAGCGGAATCCGACCTGGGCGGCACTGGAGACGATATTTGGCTCATGGAATCACAAGGAAGCGAAATTGGCGATGAACTTCCATTATGATTCATCCGCGCCACTTCTCCAATTGCCGGTTAGGGAGTTTTTTCGATGCGATACAAGGCCTTCTTAGTGCGGACAATCAGCGCGTGGCCGACAATTGCCGGCGACGCCATGCAGCCGTCGTCCAAATGGTTATCCGCCAGCAATTTGTATTCGTTCCCGGGCTCCAAGACGGGTGCGGTTCCTTCTTCATCGAAAAAGTAAATCTTCCCGTCGGCATAGACGGGCGAGGCGGTAATGTTTCCGCCGTGACGGTTGGTCCAAACCGTCTGGCCCGCCTTAGCATCAATGGCTGACATGATGCCGCCTACGTTATTGGAGAGATACAGCAAGCCGTCCAGCAAAATCGGCGATCCTCGAGAAGGGATATTTTTCTTTATTTTCCACAACACCTGGCTGGTAATGTCGCCAGTTCCCTCAGGCTTGAAGGCGAACAAGCCGAAACCGCCGTCCGGCGCGATGCAGTAAGCGGTCTCTTCCGAATAGAGCGGCCGAGCGGAAGCGTTCATGCCGCCGGAGCGAATGCGCCAAAGTTCATCGCCGGTGGTAGGGTCGTAGGCAATCGTGGCGCCGGCGCTGGGGCTAATCAATTGCCGCCGACCCGCGGCTTCGATCACTTGCGGCGTGCTGAAGGCTTTGTGGTAATCACCGTTGTCGGTGCCGTAGTCAATGTTGCGATCGCGTTTCCAGACCGTGTTGCCCGTGTGCTTGTCGAGAGCAACCAAATAGTTGTAATCGAAGCCGTCGAAGGTCAAAACCAACAAGTTGTCGACGATGATTGGCGACGAACCGGGACCGCGAAAATGGTTGCAAGGTAAATCTTGCCGCTCCCACACTTTTTCGCCCGTGGCGGTATCGATGGCCGCCGTACCATGCGCGCCAAAGTGAACGTAGACCCGGCCCTCCTCGATGGCGGGCGTCGGCGAGGCGTAGCTGTTGTAAGGATGGCAGAATTGCGGCTTGTCGATGTCCCAGAGCTTAATGTCGTGCAGAATCTGGCCGCTCTTCAAATCGACGCAGACGGCAAACATTTGCTTGCCGTCTTCCGGGGCCGTGGTGAGCCAGATTTGATTGCCCCACACGACGGGACTGCTCCACCCTTTGCCGTGAATGGGAGTTTTCCAGCGAACATTTTCCGTTTCGCTGAAGGTCGTCGGCAGGCCGGTGGCATCGGACATGCCGTTGCCCTCCGGGCCACGGAATTGCGGCCAGTTGTCCCCCGCGCGAACAACGGACGACGCCAGCAACAACGAACCAAGAACCAGCAATCTCGGAATTGCACGGCCGATGCGAACGCTTGTACGGTGGATTGATCGGTCGAGAAGCATCAATTCGAGTATATCGAATCCTGTGGACGACCGCACCTTCAACGCCTAAGAAACCCCGACCTGGAAGCCGGGGCTGAATAAGGCATTTGATGGCTTGGAAACTGTGTCGCTTCGCGCCCCTTCCCAAGGTCCTGCCGTGGCGCGGTTTTTACACCTTAATTTCGTATCCTTTGCGCTGCTCGCGGGCCACCCAGTTGTTAGCGTCGCTGTCGCCGACGATTTCTTCCTTTTCTGGATCCCACTGGAGCGGGCGGTTCAAGCGGAGCGAGATGTTTGCCAAATGGCACGTGCTGACAGCTCGATGGTGCGTATGCACGTCGGAAATGGGCAGCGAGCGATCGCGCACACATTCAATGAAGTTCGCCATGTGCGATTCCAGTTCGTGTTCTTCCGGCTGTAGTTTCTTCCCTTTGCAGAGTTTAAGGAACAAATCATCAGGCAGTGGATCATCGATCATGCTGATGACGGCATCGCCGGTGATGTCTTTCAGCGTGTCGCGGTTGACTTTAAGTTCCCCCTTGTCGCCTTCGATCCAAATGCTGTCTTCATTTCCGCTGGCGATGGTCATTTCCTTGCCGTTGGGGAATTTGCAAGTGACGTTAAACTTTTTAGGGCAATTGTATTGGTCGTGGACGGTGGCAAATCCGTTCTCGTAGGGCACGGGCATTTCGCCGGTCGATTCCACACTGACCGGACCGCTGTGGTCCATTTCGATGGCCCATTGGGCGATATCGATGTGGTGAGCGCCCCAATCGGTGAGCTTACCGCCGGAGTATTCGTACCACCAACGGAATTCGTAGTGGCAGCGGCTGGCGGGAAAGCTTTTATTGGAAGACTGGGCATTGGCGCCTTGCACGTAATCGGCCAGCGGCGCTTGGCCCTGCCACATGTCCCAATTGAGCTCCGCCGGTACGTCAACCGTCGGTAATGCGGGGCAAACCGGGTTGGTACGAATCACAATTTTCGCCCGCTGCACATTGCCTAACCGGCCAGACTGGGCCAGCGCTACGGCAAGCAAGAACTGCCGATGGAATTTTGGAGGCGTAATGTCGCTTTCGAACCGTGGCAGTTTGGTCCAAAACGAATCGCGCTGTTGCGTGCCGACCTGAACGACACGGCCCGTTTGCTTTTGCACCTGGCAGATTTTTTTGCCTTCGTCGATGGTCAGGGTCATCGGCTTTTCGCAGTAGACATCTTTGCCGGCTTGCATCGCTTCGATCAAGATTTTGCTGTGCCAATGGTCGGGCGTGGTGACGGTGACGATGTCGATATCCTTGCGATCCAAGATGCGGCGGTAATCTTCGTAGGCATCCGCCTTTTCGCCGGCGACTTGTAAGCCGTTGTTGTGAAGATGATTTTTATCGACATCGCAGACGGCCACGATGTCGCCGTGTTTTTTGATTCCCGGCCCAATCGCGCCGTGCCAGCGGTCGCCGGTGCCGATGCAGCCGATCACGTGGCGATCGTTGGCTGAGGATTCTTGTGCACCGGCCCGGCTGGTAAACCAATAGGGCGTCATGGAGGCAGCGCCGGCGGCGGCTGCGGTTTGCAAAAACTGTCGACGATTAGTTCCGCGGTGCGACATGAAAATTACCTCGCTGAGATTGGGGAGCGGTGATTGCTAGAGCGGCCCAAGCCCGGCTGTTCGGCGCAGCGTGCGCCCTATTGTCGGCTTAGCACCAATCCCCCCCCGAGACGGTTGATAACCAGCTCTTCGAACCTTTACTGTACCTTCCCTGGCAGTGCCCTGCAAAGAGGGTGGGGAGCTAGAAACGCCATCGGTGGCGCGACGAAGGCGAATCACACAGAAGGCCGCATGAGCAGCGGGTGCAGTGGGGAACTGGCAAGCGGTTTGTGGAACAGGGGGACGGCGCTTAACTCGCCGAGGGCCAGGAATCTGAGCTGTGAGCAACCGCCCCCCCTGTTCGACAAACCGTCGGTGTGTTATCGATCAAACAAGCCGGAAACAGGTTGCATACTGTGTATATGCAATTATTTTTCCATTGTCAATCAGGGTGCGCAGTTTGGTAGGAAAAATTTTAACACGGCCGCGGTTCAACCGTTGAAATTAGGCGATGCCTTATTCCGCGGCGATGCCGGCGGCGCGGCGCATTTTTTCGCGGGCACGTGAAAGAGTTGGCCCGATGCTGTTTTCGGGCATGCCCATTAAAGAACTAATTTCCTGGTAGCTTTTGCCTTCTAGATGATACATGCGCACGACCTGGGCCTCGGTTCCTTCGAGTTCCTCCAGCAGTCGGGTGACTTCGTCTCGATTACTCAGCGGTTGCCCCGGCGCAAAACCGTTGTCGGGCAGCACCCGCATGGCTTGGTGCACGACTCCATCGCCGGTATGAACATTGCGTTTGTGAACGAGCCTGTTGATGGCCACGCGCCGGGTGATGACGGTGAGATACGTGGCCAAGCTAGCTTCGCCACGAAAGCGGCGCAGTACGGCGAAATCGTCCTTTACAATCGCCAGGAACACTTCGCCGACCAAATCTTCACGGTCGGGGGGCGCCAGTCGAACGGCGCGGCTTTGGGCCGAATGATCGATCACATGCAACACCAGGCCCATGTATCGATCTACGAAATCTTCCCACGCCCGGGGTTTTCGGGCGAGACAGCGGCCCAACAAATTGCGATCGATTTCCGACAATGCCACGGCAACAACAACCTTTCGCCCCCGCCGACTGCCCGATGGTCAGGCGATTCCAGGCTTCGGCGGTGCTGGGATTTTCAGCAGATCTGGCGGTCCCCGCGGACCACGCCGCCGACACCTCCTGTGTGTCCAGGAATCGGAAATCCCGTGCGAACTGAAAACAAATATCCGGACTTGCTCGAGCGCGCAAAGGCCCTACTTCCTAGATTTTACGTACAATAAATGGCTGAGGCAATACGAAAGCCCCGATCGAGCCATACATTCTTCGACTGAACGGGCAAGACGCTACCCGATGCAATCCACCTCGATCTTCGTGCTTTACACCGGGTCGTTGCTTCCCGAAATTGGCATCCCTTAAAAATTGCCTGACCGGTACCGGGGTACGGCCTTGTATCTTCAAGCCAGGCTTTCACTGGGAGGTCTGAAATAGCCCCTACAACTTGCCATTTTCGCTGGTCCGGAGCGGTTGACAGTGCCTGCCTGCGTAACTATGATTCGCGCAGAAACTCTGAATTACCCGCTAAAGTCTGTTCGATACAAGAAGTTGCCCAGGGCAATCTGTGGTGCAAACTTTCCTGTGAAAGGAGCGATTGGTCAATGACTCACGTTGTCGCCGAGCCGTGCTTCGGATGCAAATACACTGACTGCGTAGTGGTCTGCCCGGTCGAGTGTTTCTACGAAGGGGAGATGATGCTGTACATTCATCCGGATGAATGCATCGATTGCGAGGCCTGTGTGCCTGAATGCCCCGTCGAAGCCATTTTCCACGAAGACAACCTGCCGGAGCAGTGGAAAGATTTTACCGCCCTGAATGCCGAAATGGCGCCCCAATGCCCGGTCATCACCGAGAAGAAGGAACCGCTGGTTAAAGAAGGCGAGTAAGCGCGGCAGGGATGAGCTGTGCGGTGCACTGGGCGAAAGTGCGACGTTTGAAGTACGAATTGAACTACCAGGCCCGGGTTGTTGGACCCGGGCTTTTTGTTTGGCAGCGCGGGTGGAGGGGATTTGGCTCTAGAGCGCATCCCACGAACGTGTAGCGGATGTAGTAGCCGCTGTCCTCAGCGGCTGGGGACCCCGGCGCGCCGGGGCCGCTACATGATCGTGAAACGATCTCTAGCCGCCTGCGATGGCTCCGATAATCAGGAATGGTTCGGCGCCTGATGCGATGGCCGCGGGGAGCGGCGTGTCGGGTGACTCCAGGGAAAGATCTTCCTGGCAGGCGTAATAGCGCAGGAAGGGCCGGCGCTTGCCGGTCGTCTGATCGCGAATGGTGCCGCAGAGCATGGGGTAACGAGCTTCCAGGGCATCAAGTAGTGAGCGCTGGGTGAGTTGGCCGGCAACTTCGAGCTGGGCTTCGCCGGTGATGTGCGCCAGCAGTCGCAGGTGATAAGGAAGCGCGACGCGAATTATTTTGGTATCGGCGGGATTCACGATAAGTTCGTCGGTGTAGCGATCAGGGCAACGTTTGGGCTTCGACGGAAAGGACGTACGGGAAATGTTCGGCGACGGGAGCCCAACTGTCGCCGGCATCGGCTGAGGCGTACACCTCGCCGCCGCTAGTGCCGAAGTAGACTCCGCAAGGATCGAGCGAATCGACGGCCATTGCTTCGCGCAGCACGTTCACAAAGCAATTTTCTTGCGGCAGGCCGCGGGAAAGGGGTTCCCATTGGTTTCCGCCGCTTCGGCTGCGGTAGACGCGCAGTTTGGCTTCGGGCGGAGTTCGCGCCGGCATTTGCTCCATGGGAACGCAGTAAATGGTTTCCGGTTCATGGGCGTGAACGTCGATCGGGAAGCCGAAATCGGTCGGCAGGTTGCCACGGACCACTGTCCACTGATCGCCGGCGTTGTCGGTGCGCAAAATTCCACCGCCGCCGTGCAATTGCATGAACACGGTATTTGGCCGAGACGGATGCAGAACCATGTCGTGAACGCAGAATCCGACTTCAGGCGTGGGGTCGGGGAGATAATCGTTCCGCAGGCCGCGATTGATGGGCTTCCAGTTTTTGCCGCCGTCGTCAGTGCGGAAGGCCCCGGCGGCGGAGATGGCGACGTAGATTCGCTGCGGATTTTTCGGGTCGATCAGAATGGTGTGCAAGCCCATGCCGCCGGCCCCGGGCGACCATTTGGGTCCAGTGCCGTGGCCGCGCAAGCCGGCAAGTTCGTGCCAGGACCGGCCGCCGTCGGACGAGCGAAATAGCGCGGCATCTTCCACGCCGGCGTAAACGACGTCGGGGTCAGTCGGTGATGGTTCCAGATGCCAGACGCGCTTGAATTCCCAGGGGTGCTGGGTGCCATCGTACCATTGGTGCGTGGTCAGCGGGCGGCCGGTTTCGGGCGAAGTGTCGTACACAAATTTGTTACTTTCCCCTTTGGGAAAGCCTTCGGGCGTGGTGGTGGGCTCGCCCGGCGGCGTGCCGGGCTGGATCCACGTTTTGCCGCCGTCCTCGGAGCTCTGAATGACCTGGCCAAACCAATCGCTGGTTTGCGAGGCGTAAATGCGGTTGGGATCAATGGGCGATCCTTTGATGTGGTAAATTTCCCATCCGGCAAACAGAGGGCCTTCGATATTCCATTTTTTGCGCTTGCCGTCGGACGTGCAAATGAAGGCGCCTTTTTTGGTGCCAACGAGGAGGCGGATGCCGCTCATGGGTTTCTCCTGGGTAAATCAGACGCCGGCATTATAAACCATTTGGTTTAAAGTTCCAGAGAGACCTTGACGGGAGTATTTCGGAATGAAGAGATTGCAGATTACTGATTACGGAGTCCAGATTGGAGAAGGCAGCGATGCGTGGCATAGAAAATCTGCTGGCGGAGATTCCGGAGAGTTTACCCGAGGAATTGGTGGATGTGCTAGTACGCGTGCCGGGAGTACAGATTGTGCGCGTCGTGTCGCAAGGGCACGCTTCACCGCCGGGCTTTTGGTACGACCAAGACGAGCATGAATTTGTGGTGCTAATTTCCGGCGCTGCTCGACTGGCGTTTGAAGATCAAAATGAGCCGCTGGAAATGGTTACCGGCTCGTGCATCAACATCCCCGCCCACCGCCGCCACCGCATCGACTGGACCGACCCGACACAACCGACCGTGTGGCTGGGAGTGTTTTATTAAGAACTACTGACCACCCTTTCTGGGAGTGGTCCAGTTTGTATATTAGCTGTGGACCTATCCACCGCTGCTAAACACTCGATCACGCCGGAAGGCATTCATAGCTTTTGACACATATAGTTTATAGGCTATAATTATGGCGTGGGAAGTTGAATTCACCGATGAGTTTGAGTCGTGGTGGAATACGCTCGAGGAAGGAGAACGGGAAGCCATAGAAGCATCTGTTGAATTGCTGCAAGAGCGCGGCCCGCATCTTCCTCGACCGCATGTGGATTCGGTGCAGAATTCAAAGCACTCCAACATGAAAGAATTGCGAACACAGCATCGCGGCACTCCACTCAGAACCTTTTTCGCATTTGATCCTCGCCGGTTCGCGATTCTGTTAATTGGAGGGGATAAAACTGGTGATACACGATTTTATGAGCGCATGATTCCACTGGCGGATCGATTGTACGATGAGCATTTGGAAGCGCTCCGCAAAGAAGGATTGATCTAATGGCAAAAAACTTTCGAGAACTTCAGGCAAAAATGAAGCCGGAGAGCTTGGCGCGGGCCCGAGCAAAAGCCAAAGAAATGATGGCGGAAATGCTGCTAGCGGAAATTCGCCGTCTGACTGGGCAAACCCAGGAAGAAATGGCGGCGATTTTGGGCATCAAGCAGCCGACACTCTCGCGGCTGGAATCACAAGACGACATGCAAATCAGCACGCTGAACCGACTGATTCAGGCACTAGGCGGCAAGCTGGAACTGATCGCTCACCTGCCCGGCGGCGATATTCGGATAAGTCAGTTCACCGATGCGGCATGAGCACTTTTCAACAAGCAAGCTGCGGCACAGCTACGCGGCGGCGTATTCCAGGGCCTGCCGGATATCTTCATCTTCCAATTCCGGATATTCGGCCCGCAGTTGTTCGCGGTCGGGATAAGTGGCCAGCGCTTCCAGCACGCGGCGCACGGTGAGCCGCAGACCACGAATGCATGGCTGGCCATTCATCA comes from Pirellulales bacterium and encodes:
- a CDS encoding class I SAM-dependent methyltransferase, which gives rise to MFVPREYELLDFGGGRKLERFGPIVLDRPAPAASGVQPSRPELWSEAAARFEMLPARSSGGKQSTAQRGRWTTFGELPVTWTVCHQKIHFELKLTPFGHVGIFPEQAANWDWIAAQPHATPLQILNLFAYTGGSTLAAAAVGAKVTHVDAARNMVAWARRNAELSGLSAAPIRWIVDDALKFSRRELKRGNRYDAVILDPPSYGHGASGETWILEDDLPELLEMCRELTGPQLRFLLLTCHAPNYDARRLAQCLVTAGFAQNLQQIESGNLSLSSTDGLNLTAGAFARAIAT
- a CDS encoding PQQ-binding-like beta-propeller repeat protein; translated protein: MSDATGLPTTFSETENVRWKTPIHGKGWSSPVVWGNQIWLTTAPEDGKQMFAVCVDLKSGQILHDIKLWDIDKPQFCHPYNSYASPTPAIEEGRVYVHFGAHGTAAIDTATGEKVWERQDLPCNHFRGPGSSPIIVDNLLVLTFDGFDYNYLVALDKHTGNTVWKRDRNIDYGTDNGDYHKAFSTPQVIEAAGRRQLISPSAGATIAYDPTTGDELWRIRSGGMNASARPLYSEETAYCIAPDGGFGLFAFKPEGTGDITSQVLWKIKKNIPSRGSPILLDGLLYLSNNVGGIMSAIDAKAGQTVWTNRHGGNITASPVYADGKIYFFDEEGTAPVLEPGNEYKLLADNHLDDGCMASPAIVGHALIVRTKKALYRIEKTP
- a CDS encoding Gfo/Idh/MocA family oxidoreductase, whose product is MSHRGTNRRQFLQTAAAAGAASMTPYWFTSRAGAQESSANDRHVIGCIGTGDRWHGAIGPGIKKHGDIVAVCDVDKNHLHNNGLQVAGEKADAYEDYRRILDRKDIDIVTVTTPDHWHSKILIEAMQAGKDVYCEKPMTLTIDEGKKICQVQKQTGRVVQVGTQQRDSFWTKLPRFESDITPPKFHRQFLLAVALAQSGRLGNVQRAKIVIRTNPVCPALPTVDVPAELNWDMWQGQAPLADYVQGANAQSSNKSFPASRCHYEFRWWYEYSGGKLTDWGAHHIDIAQWAIEMDHSGPVSVESTGEMPVPYENGFATVHDQYNCPKKFNVTCKFPNGKEMTIASGNEDSIWIEGDKGELKVNRDTLKDITGDAVISMIDDPLPDDLFLKLCKGKKLQPEEHELESHMANFIECVRDRSLPISDVHTHHRAVSTCHLANISLRLNRPLQWDPEKEEIVGDSDANNWVAREQRKGYEIKV
- a CDS encoding sigma-70 family RNA polymerase sigma factor, with the protein product MALSEIDRNLLGRCLARKPRAWEDFVDRYMGLVLHVIDHSAQSRAVRLAPPDREDLVGEVFLAIVKDDFAVLRRFRGEASLATYLTVITRRVAINRLVHKRNVHTGDGVVHQAMRVLPDNGFAPGQPLSNRDEVTRLLEELEGTEAQVVRMYHLEGKSYQEISSLMGMPENSIGPTLSRAREKMRRAAGIAAE
- a CDS encoding ferredoxin family protein — its product is MTHVVAEPCFGCKYTDCVVVCPVECFYEGEMMLYIHPDECIDCEACVPECPVEAIFHEDNLPEQWKDFTALNAEMAPQCPVITEKKEPLVKEGE
- a CDS encoding MoaD/ThiS family protein, translating into MNPADTKIIRVALPYHLRLLAHITGEAQLEVAGQLTQRSLLDALEARYPMLCGTIRDQTTGKRRPFLRYYACQEDLSLESPDTPLPAAIASGAEPFLIIGAIAGG
- a CDS encoding exo-alpha-sialidase — its product is MSGIRLLVGTKKGAFICTSDGKRKKWNIEGPLFAGWEIYHIKGSPIDPNRIYASQTSDWFGQVIQSSEDGGKTWIQPGTPPGEPTTTPEGFPKGESNKFVYDTSPETGRPLTTHQWYDGTQHPWEFKRVWHLEPSPTDPDVVYAGVEDAALFRSSDGGRSWHELAGLRGHGTGPKWSPGAGGMGLHTILIDPKNPQRIYVAISAAGAFRTDDGGKNWKPINRGLRNDYLPDPTPEVGFCVHDMVLHPSRPNTVFMQLHGGGGILRTDNAGDQWTVVRGNLPTDFGFPIDVHAHEPETIYCVPMEQMPARTPPEAKLRVYRSRSGGNQWEPLSRGLPQENCFVNVLREAMAVDSLDPCGVYFGTSGGEVYASADAGDSWAPVAEHFPYVLSVEAQTLP
- a CDS encoding cupin domain-containing protein, translating into MRGIENLLAEIPESLPEELVDVLVRVPGVQIVRVVSQGHASPPGFWYDQDEHEFVVLISGAARLAFEDQNEPLEMVTGSCINIPAHRRHRIDWTDPTQPTVWLGVFY
- a CDS encoding type II toxin-antitoxin system RelE/ParE family toxin — protein: MAWEVEFTDEFESWWNTLEEGEREAIEASVELLQERGPHLPRPHVDSVQNSKHSNMKELRTQHRGTPLRTFFAFDPRRFAILLIGGDKTGDTRFYERMIPLADRLYDEHLEALRKEGLI
- a CDS encoding helix-turn-helix transcriptional regulator, which gives rise to MAKNFRELQAKMKPESLARARAKAKEMMAEMLLAEIRRLTGQTQEEMAAILGIKQPTLSRLESQDDMQISTLNRLIQALGGKLELIAHLPGGDIRISQFTDAA
- a CDS encoding DUF433 domain-containing protein, which translates into the protein MVVFDRITSDPAVMNGQPCIRGLRLTVRRVLEALATYPDREQLRAEYPELEDEDIRQALEYAAA